AGTTTAGTCTCCCAActccacatacatgtatgagaaCTAACAATGGACTGCAAAGAAATTGTCAGATTCTGCAATTACCTTGGCTCTATCCATAGACAGAACTGATACCTAGGTCAGACATAGCAAGATGGATTAGCACTACTTTTATAAATACTCTTTTGTCTGTTTGATAGTTGTTATCAGTGCTGTGATTATTGCTCAAAATTCCAACATGAAAGCTAATATCCTATCCGCAAAAATTGTATGAAGACTGGTTATCTGGACACTGAACTGCATCGTCCAAACTGAATATATTTCACCTCAACTAAAGTTTGTAAGAGGTGGCCCTACAGGTCAGAACTAAACTCAAAAGTTAACCCTTTTAAACCCATTGTAGCATATAtgctacatgtactttgaaCCACTACTGCTCTTTGCTATTTGGTAATCCATTTGCTTTGCTGGCATGAAAGCCCAATGCTGTCCATGTGCTACACAGTTTATGTGAATTATGATTGGACACTACAGTCATGTGACCAATATCCGCCATTTTGAAAAGCAACTGTGACATGTTGAAAGACTGAGGAAAAAAGGGTTTTTCTCTGAGTGAATTTTCACCATAAAAAGGTAGGTAATCATATATATTTTGTGCTATTTGTGAAATAGACCTATCAAACAAATGAATATTGTAGTTTTAGAGATATTTTATACCAGAAGTACAGATTATATCACCTCATTTTCATGTTGCACCGGTGCTACATTGGGCTATTAGCAGTGTCAGGGTTTGAAGCAATAGATGACCaaaagtcaaaagaaataataaattgtgggatcacctaataccacaactgctgcaaaacattgcagcaagcactgtgatgcatcaataagcagacatgaaatatatggcaattgctatgctgctggaaatatcaagcatgggagttgtccaactatcatagctgatgcaatgtgaatatatgggacatcatttcgattgggagttgtctgaccattataatgaaaagcttaatgaatgaaaaacagcataaaattgttactaaatcacgattattattgatcaacaccacttaatatgaaagagactaactagttacaacaattattaatggatattcagcgaagcaaacaactctacagagtatcaggcaaaaatggaggtatatcgccaatattacaggagccagccacattaatgacttgttggagcgaaGAAGCAGCTGGcgtgcaccagatcagcaaccagccatcagtgaaagaatcatttacaacactttatttagtatatttagttatagcttataacatcattatagtctagaaaatgttgtattgtagagcagtagaaaaatatagcataattattcattaactcagatattgtattttatgagaaaatatcGACGAAATGGTTGTACAAAGAATggcataatattataatagtttctcttgcttcatataaattagctagCTAATAGCGTCTTAGAACGaggattactgtaaaattaattttataatgctgccattgttagtttttgagttatggccagttttgtacaatttgttaccggacttagaatatttttcacttctcattcgcttgtcgtcatggaatcccaaccacagtaaggaattttagctcaccgcaaggaatctgaaatataaattaaacaaaagcttacgcaaagaccacaagtaaaacacaaccaaccaatgacattcgacaatggctcaaggacaagtataaaagaggggcaaaatcaagggaagagcaggagaagctggcagcgagccagacgatAAAGGGGCGCCGCAAGGAAGAGCCAAGATAGGAGGATTAACATaagcccaagatagccaaggagccagcagcaaccagctcgccgaggatagactcaacaaacacgattcacccaaaaagaggtggcaagccaggaagccataaagccctgagagaagaaAGTTAACTCAGCCGCCCCTGTTTACAGTAAGAGCTACTACTACACGCCTAACAGATACGTACTCATTTaacctagtaaggccataacaaatagggctaagcatattgttatttttgcttgagctagtaagccttgacagaataattgttattttgacctttggagaaaaatagagtttgcagacacatagaaacaaaccactggcgtgttattgtcaattataagataattacctgcagagagttgcctacaagagatagtaggcctcataatctcaataatacttgatacttgggctcattgatacagcaacgccttactgtcaaaacaaattgcaaggataactatagtagtgcccatctccattgattgagttggtattttaattttgctttatagcaacggTCTGATTTtctggggcagaagtgccactttgtctgcggtcaaaatttgtcttgggagaaattgaactcaaggtccagaggctaaccattacacatagaaccataaaaccatagaaccattgtagtatttcactcaaaggaaactcacaaaaacgatacatttcatattattatttaactatcaaattattattattaacttactttttatattcattattataataactttaaataaatacaataaattattaaattacttaaaatttctcccttgacagCAGCACATGATGATGGAATTTCACCAGCATAGTGCATTTGTGCATATGATTGGCATAGCAACTAAATatacattttagtaaaatagtaaGATAATTGTACATAAAACTTATAATGATGAATAGTACTaatcataataaataaaagtagtgatgataatataatataatttttggtAATACTTTTGTGTATATGGGTCTATCCATAATCACCATTGTTACAATTAGAgcagaaatttatttttaaaatattggtaTAGCATTTAAGATGATTTTAAATCAGATATTCTTATAGAGCTCAACAAGCTCTTTCGAATGATGTATAATATGTCACACTAAAGTTAATTTTCACGGAGAAATATTTTAGTTAGTGTGTCACTCGCGTTACATCAGAAAAAATATGCATTTTGAAGAGCTAGTTGCTTATCCTGAAAACTCTCTGATTTGGTGGGAAGCACaattataaaaacttatttgtcTTATTTGAAAGAAGCTTGCTGACATATGCACTAAAATTTATACAGATATTAGATGGTAGTGGTGAACTACATGCTTGCAAACATGTCACCGCTGTTACATCCAATTGTCACCATCGTTACGCTTCTTATATTCTGTAAACTTAACAGTATTTAAGTTCACTGCAATGAGCTCAATAATGGTATTAAAGCTaatgattacaatatatatagacaagccttaacttgaaatgttttttattggtttcaaagtatgaagtataataatataatagtaataatacttgACAAACATGATTAAGCTTAAATAATGTAAgatgaaaaaatgaatattgATCATGTAATTGTGAGAATGtactagcaaaatgttttagatTATTCTGCACGCTCTAAATCTTCTGTAAAACAGTACTTTTAGAGAGAGTAGAACAAGACAGTGACTTGTGATGAAATTCTACCCAtgctatatttttgtattaacaACAAAAGTCCCTTTTGGCTTAactcttttaaaaaaaaatcttcaGTTTCGAGGGCATCTACACTTTTTACCATTCCTACATAATGCctaaaagttttttttccaGGCAGCAATGTTAGCACCAAATCACCTTCTTTCAATGTGCTTGCTAGTTGTTTATGGGTTCGGAATTGCACTCACTTTCTGGATCGCTAATTGCATGGTCATCAGGATCAAAAGTAAAAGTTAAAACTTTTCAATGgcttacttttatttttctatttctttgttttattttatcttttctcaTCTCTAATGCCATTGTCATTGCTAGTTTATGGACGGTCTGGCCACCTTTGCTTGAGCTGTTTAGAAGTGCTCGATCAATCTTTTTACAGCCTTATCTTCAGATTGTGGGTTGCCAAATTGGGAAGTGGttgctacaaaaaatgaatttaaactttaataacatttttttttacaaaatacttgAAATATTAACTTAAAACATCCATAATGTACGCAGATGTAGTAAAGCATTaggttttttgaaaaaaaaaatgaatgtacatacctggtaattttactttcaaaagtGTTTTCCCGAtctctgtattgctaaactcttAATTTTTGCTTTTTCTCGGGTTTCCTTCAATTGATCTTCTGTAAGTTGAGCTCTTCTTTTTGTTCTACTCTTTTGATTCTGACTAGCTTGGGCAGTCAAATATTGAGTCTATTGTTTTGAACATTGGCGTATTTTGTTACGATATTTACGCATCCGCTCTGCTGATGTTGTCTTACCCATGTTGAAAGCAGAAATGACCAGCAGACTTTCCACCTAACAGTATTCTGTTTAAAGCACTTGTTACAAGTTACTCCCATAAGTagatttgattaaattttgaacCATTTTCAGTATCGGAGTCGCAAGTCTTAGTAATACATTTGTAACGTAGCAACCTTTTGCTAACTTGCTAGAAGAAGCTTGTTAACTTCCCGCAATGGGttaaatttacaatataatgagTAACTCATACATGAGAACATCAACAACACCACAAATTACTGTTAAATGTGAAATTCACTCAAATTAATCCTCTAATTATATGAGTTGAGGggtgtaacaatggtgacagtGTAACAGCGGTGACGCAGATTTCCGAAATATGTGCAACTTTGAGCAAAACTGAAATTAGTTAAAGGTACAGCGCATGAAGTTAGCGTTGAAAACAAATTACTACTAATTTTGAACTAATACAAGTGTAGCAGAAACTAATTGATGTTTCCAGTCACCATTGTTACTCAAAACATGGCAACTTATAAAAGAGCCCCACAGCAATAGATCAATGCACACAATACCAATTTATGCATTAACGGGCAGCAAAGCCATTGTGAAATCCATTACAATTAGATAGTTGTGTTCAGAGTAATATGTATACCGTGTTCAAGCATCTCTATCTTACCATTATGACTATAAAGTATTTTATGCGTATACACTAACTTTAGCAAACTATTAAAGCATGATAGAGGAGCACTACCCCCACAATTATTTTCCATCTTAGGGTTTAGTATGCATACTTCATATGTGaagcattattttaatgaaataacCGTTTTgaaattttaccaaaaaatccatttatttatggatagacccatGTATAGTAAATTTAGGGTATGTATAGAGTCAATTTGTTTTACATCAAAATTTCAGTAGAaagaataataattataataaccaTATAtagaaattaattattaatatttaatttttgtaagAAACTTTCTTCTTTACAATTTCAAAATCAATTTCATGAATCAAAAGAGACTACTGACATGTCTAAAAACTTGATATAAAACAACCATAAATTTTGGATTTTTCACTCATTGTTCcattttttagctttatggGGCCATGTCTCTACATATATTAGCTGAAGACTTGATCAACAGGATAAACTGCGAGCAGAGTGAAGATGAATTAGAAGATAATGATGACAGTGATGAGGATGAAGACTACGAGACACCTCAAATTGAAGTGAGACATCGCAAATCTCAAGCTGTACAAACAAGAAACACAGGGTGTTCACATTCTATTTCCTTATTGAGAATCTGTTATTCTGCAGTTGTATACCCCTGTGGCAATAATTCTACCAAAATATGTCATTACTTCTATTGAACAATGCTTGTATCTCATTCTAGGAACCACAGATGGAAACTGAGGATGACGAATATGACATACCTTTAGTAAACTTTGCCACAACTTCAACATCAAGCTGCAACCCAAGATGgcgaaaaagaaaatttacatcaCCTGATTCAGTTTTTCTAGGTGCTACACCACAGCCCCCTGTAAGCGCAAAAATCGACACACCCTACGAATATTTTCGACGGTTTACTCCAGGCAGCATGTTCAACAATATTGTGAGCAATACCAATCTATACAGCACACAAAAGTGTGGAAAACCAATCAACATTAGCAACAAAGAACTTGAACAGGTAATTGGAATGTACTTTTATATGGGTCTAGTGAAGATGAATTCTGTCCAACTATATTGGGAAACGGAAACGTTTTATCCTCCTGTAGCGGGTGTGATGAGCAGAAATCGGTTTCAAGAAATACTAGCCACCTTGCATTTTGTCAACAACCTTGCAGTGACTGAGGATGACAAGAAAGATAAATTGTGGAAGCTACGACCTTTTCTTTATCAAATGAAAGAATGTTGTCTAAAACTAACACCTACAGAATTTGTCTGCATTGATGAGATGATGTGCCAGTTCCGTGGCAAAACGAGCAAAATTCGGATATATCTGAAAGGTAAACCACATCCTTGGGGATTCAAAATCTGGGCATGCACCGATCCTAACGGATTTCTATATGACTTTGATGTATATCAAGGTGGCACCGGAGTTCGGACAGAGCGTGGTCAAGGCACGGATGTTGTTTTGAAGCTGACATCACTTCCTGTCAATGCCAACTACAAGGTTTACGCAGATAATTTTTTTACCAGCATTCCACTACTGAAGAAGCTAAAGGAAAGAGGTATGTTCTACACCGGAACGGTTAGAAAAAACAGACTAGCTGGCTGTCCACATTTTGAAGACAAAGAACTGAAAACAAAAGGTCGTGGTGCACTGGATTACAGCGTTGAAGAAAACTTTCAAATTGCTGCGGTGAAATGGGAAGACAACAAATCAGTAACAATGCTGTCATCTCTCACAGGTGCCCACCCAGTTTTAGAAGCAGAGAGATGGGATAAACAAAACAGTCATATGTCAAGATTTCCATGACATCAGTATTTGGAGATTATAACAAAGAAATGGGTGGAGTAGACCTTCTGGATTCGTTTCTGGCATCATTCAGGTTCAAGATGCGATCACGCAGATGGTACCTTTATCTCTTCTGGCATTTCATGATGGTGGCCTT
The sequence above is drawn from the Watersipora subatra chromosome 5, tzWatSuba1.1, whole genome shotgun sequence genome and encodes:
- the LOC137397407 gene encoding piggyBac transposable element-derived protein 1-like, which produces MSLHILAEDLINRINCEQSEDELEDNDDSDEDEDYETPQIEEPQMETEDDEYDIPLVNFATTSTSSCNPRWRKRKFTSPDSVFLGATPQPPVSAKIDTPYEYFRRFTPGSMFNNIVSNTNLYSTQKCGKPINISNKELEQVIGMYFYMGLVKMNSVQLYWETETFYPPVAGVMSRNRFQEILATLHFVNNLAVTEDDKKDKLWKLRPFLYQMKECCLKLTPTEFVCIDEMMCQFRGKTSKIRIYLKGKPHPWGFKIWACTDPNGFLYDFDVYQGGTGVRTERGQGTDVVLKLTSLPVNANYKVYADNFFTSIPLLKKLKERGMFYTGTVRKNRLAGCPHFEDKELKTKGRGALDYSVEENFQIAAVKWEDNKSVTMLSSLTGAHPVLEAERWDKQNSHMSRFP